DNA sequence from the Tachysurus fulvidraco isolate hzauxx_2018 chromosome 1, HZAU_PFXX_2.0, whole genome shotgun sequence genome:
taaaaagagctatacaaataaacttgaaccgAACTGAATCGAATTAAATTTCCTCCTCAAGCCCAGTGCTCCCAGGCTAAAGCAGATACttaaaagataaatgaatgaatgcatgttaTATACTGAGGCGAACTGAACCAAGCTTTCTCCAATCCTCTAGATGGTGTTGTGGCGCTTTAGTCTTGCACTAGAAAGCGAAGCGTCTTCAGCATCAATACAAACAACAGTCTCGCTGTCGAACAGCTGCGAAATTATATTTCTCAACTGATTTGGCTCACTATAAACAGGTaaaacacgtttttttttcttgcacacCAAGGGCTGTTTTGATGTGACTAGACATCAAACATTGTTTAAGCCagtatttttgtctttgttatttAAACTGCGTAACCAGGCAGATAAACTAATGCAAATGTGATATAGTAATCTGCAAGGTTTCCACGCTGATGTTCAGTCGCAGGTCTGCTCGGTGTTATTAGTGTACTGTGTAATGTTAGTGAGCGATGTCAGCTGTAGTGCTGTCGGTAAGAAGGGCAGGGCATCTGATACCCTGTGTTTACAAAAAgaaatcatcatcatatttTATCTGCATTTgaaacaatatttacaaaagGTCTCACGGTGTTATTATATGGTAATTCAGGTGCAGTAAAAACGTCTggtgttatctatctatctatctatcgatctatctatctatctatctatctatttatctatttatctatctacctatctatctatctatctatctatctatctatctatctattcattcattcatttatttatttatttatcattgttTACACCCTGCTCGCGCACTCGTCAGTTTGTATATGGCGTTTAGGGAGTGTCGTAGTTTCTCTACTGTACCTTTACCACTAATACAGTCGCTACACGGCAcgtaaatgacaataaacataAGCGAATAAGTTTAATAATAGAATTATTAATAGCTTGATCGTTTAAGCGTCGAAAGTAAAGATGACGACAAACAATCTGCAATGAGGGTTGTGTAGTGTCGGGTGGAATTAGGACTGCGTTTTCGTTTGGACCGTTTTACTGTATCcaggtttatttatatacagtaataagacATTGtagcaaagcagctttagaacAATCCAGATGTAGATTTATATTAAGGTCCCCACTGAACCAGTTAGAGGTGATATTGGCAAGGACAAACTAAGAGACTCTGAGAATGAAGATAATGAAGGATCTCAAAAGGGAACACGTCTGCTTCTGGGTGAAACCTGGATAGTACAATTATAAATGGTTACACTAGGGTTAGGGATAATAAAGCAAGTCTATACAGTATCCAGCTTTGATTATCAGAGGTTTCTGGTGTTGTGAGATGGAGAGTGAAAAGGTTCTGACACCGTGACAGACTGTTGTACATCACACTGGGTCCTTAATACTAATACTagtaatactatatatatatatatatatatatatatatatatcaccagGACAATGATATTCCTTGGGTTCTTATGATACATTTTAGATTCTGAGAACTTATTTACAACATTCCTTACTGATAATATAATATCTGCTTCTGGGCATTTGTATTCCTGTCGTATAAATCTGTCTgactctggagctgtgaggcaacaACGCTGCATACCTATTATTACAATTCTCTGCCTGCTGTATATGATAAATTGATTTCATGTGATATGTTAAACATTATATCTTCACCTGAATGGAGTTACATCACAGGCAGTATAAATTTTTGGCCTCATATGGTTTTGCAGCATAAACAGAGGGCAAGTAAATTTTCTTTATGTTCACTTGGAAGCTAAAGAATATCATTTGATTGCATATGACTACTGCGATTTTTTGCAAAAAAGATACAATTTTGTCAGGTtttaatattagtagtagtgcTGTTATTGTTGAACACATAAATGGAAAATACTTTCTTTACATTTGAAAATTCTGTTGAGATGTTGTACTTAGAAGAAATGATCAGAACCTCAAAAGAATCCTGTTTTTCtgcataaagaaaataaaaaaatcagcccAGGAAGGGTGGAGGCTGCATCCTTTCCTGTAAAAGTACTCTTTGCAGAATTTTCCACTTGTTTTTATCTTACTTTGTTTTTGCTGAATTTGGGGGATCACATGCCTTCTCTTGCCTGTTCCTGATTGgtaatgttttaaaaagcaacatcttatcatatatcatatcatatcatatcatatcactTGTGGTGTGCATGGAGGCTTTGTTCAAATTTCACATATAATttacataacaatttatgaaaTATGCTGTATTTGTTTCTTATACTGACTAAAGAAAATTGGTacagtatttttctttctataatATGATGTTTAAAAGTGTTTGGTTGCAGGGGATTGTCATCGTCATTGCCTGcacattgtttttattcagaCAGTAAATATGTTTCAATTAAGATGTACTCAATAAGATTAATCTCTTGAAAATGCTGAAGTTACATTTTGATAGATTTGTTTAAgtttaagaaattaaatatttcaaaattagACTTGTTTTTTAAGATGGAAAGAACACCGGCCAAATATTCACAAatgactgaatttttttttatttactttgcagGTACGCTGGAATATTCAGAGACCCTCTCGGACATGTCCTATGTCTTCATCAATGACACGTCGCAGACGAGTGTGCCATTACTGCAGGCATGCATTGACGGAGACCTAGCATTCGCCAGACGACTCCTGGAGACGGGCTGTGATCCTAACATCCGAGACAATCGGGGTCGCACCGGCCTACACCTAGCAGCAGCACGAGGCAATGTGGAGATCTGTCGCTTTCTTCACAAATTTGGAGCAGATCTTTTAGCCACCGATTATCAAGGAAACACGGCGCTGCATCTGTGTGGACATGTTGACACTATTCAGTTTCTGGTCTCCAATGGCCTCAAGATAGACATCTGGTGAGATATTTGATGCTTTTCTCATTCATTATGAATATACTTAATGTTTAGAGTTTTTTATGCATTAATACATCACCAGTGAACTGCTGGTTCTGGACTTGAATAGAAGTTTTGATTCTCTGACAGCAGAATTAGTTCCGTTCCAGCAGCAGCACAAGTGTTATGGGCTGGAATCAAGGGGTGGGGTATTTATATATTGCCATATCAGCAGGCTTAGAAACTatatttaaagaacaaaaagtaaaatgaaattttgcatCAGATGTCCTTTTGACATCCCTAACTAAAgaaattttttattctaatgctaaataaatattttttgaacaacatacactgtataaaaaacagaaaaaaaaggttgatgaCTGCTTTAGATGTTAAAATGTTGTTTGGTGATCAAATTGAAACATTCTGTAAACTCATaccatgttattatttttacaccACTTTGGATTTGTTGGTTTTGGAACAGATGCATCCTAAATGTAGGCTGTctgttgtgtggtgtttgtgtttgaatagTAATCATAATGGCTCGACTCCTCTGGTATTGGCCAAGCGGCGAGGTGTGAATAAAGATGCTATTCGGCTTCTGGAGGGTCTGGAGGAGCAGGAGGTGAAGGGTTTCAACAGAGGCACTCATTCCAAACTGGAGACCATGCAGATGGCAGAGAGTGAGAGGTGAGACTGGCACCATTTTAGTTGGCATGGAGCGTTTTGTGGAGCCAGTAGCCTTTGTGTGATTAAAATCTCCCCATTAttggtatatttatatatacatggtAGGTTACCTGATGAGAAGAtgtatgtaaaataaacaaaataaacttctTTGGACCTTTTTAAACTTTGTCACGTAGcttgttgctctggataaataagacaaatgtaaaatgtacacttgttttattattataattatttttgcaTCACTCTTAGTATTAGACTAGTAAAGGAAAAAGAATTCTTAAAAAGTTAGCAATTGATCTAcaattttttgtattgtctaaTGCGATttatctgtattgtcttgtcatgtatgtgtattgtttacagtatgtgtatatgtatgtgtacacaaatagtgtgtattttgtttgttgattCCTAGTGCAATGGAGAGCCACTCACTGCTGAACCCCAACCTGCAAAACAGTGAGGGTGTTCTGTCCAGTTTCCGCTCCACCTGGCAGGAGTTTGTGGAGGATCTGGGTTTCTGGAGG
Encoded proteins:
- the ankrd46b gene encoding ankyrin repeat domain-containing protein 46 is translated as MSYVFINDTSQTSVPLLQACIDGDLAFARRLLETGCDPNIRDNRGRTGLHLAAARGNVEICRFLHKFGADLLATDYQGNTALHLCGHVDTIQFLVSNGLKIDICNHNGSTPLVLAKRRGVNKDAIRLLEGLEEQEVKGFNRGTHSKLETMQMAESESAMESHSLLNPNLQNSEGVLSSFRSTWQEFVEDLGFWRVLLLLVIIALLSLGIAYYVSGVLPFSASQLELVH